In a single window of the Rhodococcus pyridinivorans genome:
- a CDS encoding peptidoglycan DD-metalloendopeptidase family protein, which produces MASSTTKISLAASVVALMGALVMCGSDNPDPDNCLPTQGPSRSPNNLRAATGKKVQPMVTGTYTFTSGFGPRWGTSHNGIDLAAPIGTPFYAPIDGIVVAAGDSGASDENGFDNWIIVDSATADGSTISMVYGHMFPDGVLVSVGDEVRAGDLIGLVGNAGGSTGPHLHFEVWPGGRLDGGSPIDPMPWLADAAELDALQQRPTSPNVQLVAAETSLGAGCTGLTRPGGRSLAPGSVPEEFREWIVKAAQTCEAIDAPLLASQLYAENQFRYGPSSPVSPAGARGPGQFMPATWASIGQDYDGDGVADVNSIGDSVMAMADYDCQMWEQTQQWLREGKVSGDGTELMLSAYNCGPGNTLASGGVCGNAETTSYVRTILAGRADFAGVDQPRPPSVSGSRVVDAALGWLGTDYAWGGGDATGPTRGIADGGVADEHGDHNKVGFDCSGLVVYAVAQATDGKIVLPHQDSAQVNDPRGTPVTKATDLQPGDIVQPYPGHVWIWMGDNKVVEAPQSGEKVRITEWTPPKQVRAIRFG; this is translated from the coding sequence GTGGCTTCTTCGACGACGAAAATTTCGCTAGCAGCCAGCGTCGTGGCCCTGATGGGTGCGCTGGTGATGTGCGGCAGCGACAATCCCGATCCGGACAACTGCCTGCCGACGCAGGGACCGTCCCGGTCACCGAACAACCTGCGTGCTGCCACCGGCAAGAAGGTGCAGCCGATGGTCACCGGCACCTACACGTTCACCTCCGGTTTCGGCCCGCGCTGGGGTACCTCGCACAACGGCATCGACCTGGCAGCACCGATCGGTACGCCCTTCTATGCACCGATCGACGGAATCGTTGTTGCAGCAGGAGATTCCGGCGCGAGCGATGAGAACGGTTTCGACAACTGGATCATCGTCGACTCGGCCACCGCGGACGGGTCGACCATCTCGATGGTCTACGGGCACATGTTCCCGGACGGTGTTCTCGTCTCTGTCGGTGACGAGGTGCGCGCCGGGGATCTGATCGGCCTGGTCGGCAACGCCGGAGGTTCGACCGGACCGCACCTGCATTTCGAGGTCTGGCCCGGGGGCCGACTCGACGGCGGATCTCCGATCGACCCGATGCCGTGGCTGGCCGATGCGGCTGAACTCGACGCCCTGCAACAGCGTCCGACCTCGCCGAATGTGCAGCTGGTCGCGGCCGAGACTTCGCTCGGTGCCGGCTGCACCGGCCTGACGCGCCCCGGCGGACGCTCCCTCGCGCCGGGATCGGTCCCCGAGGAGTTCCGGGAGTGGATCGTCAAGGCGGCTCAGACCTGCGAGGCGATCGACGCTCCTCTACTGGCCTCCCAGCTCTACGCCGAGAACCAGTTCCGCTACGGCCCCTCCTCGCCGGTGTCTCCGGCGGGGGCACGCGGGCCGGGACAGTTCATGCCCGCGACCTGGGCCTCGATCGGTCAGGACTACGACGGTGACGGCGTGGCCGACGTGAATTCCATCGGTGACTCGGTGATGGCCATGGCCGACTACGACTGCCAGATGTGGGAGCAGACGCAGCAGTGGCTCCGCGAGGGGAAAGTCTCAGGTGACGGCACCGAGTTGATGCTCTCGGCCTACAACTGCGGGCCGGGCAACACACTCGCTTCCGGCGGGGTGTGCGGCAACGCGGAGACCACGAGCTACGTCCGCACCATCCTGGCTGGCCGCGCTGACTTCGCCGGTGTCGACCAGCCTCGGCCGCCGTCGGTGAGCGGTTCGCGGGTGGTCGATGCAGCACTCGGATGGCTGGGCACCGATTACGCCTGGGGCGGCGGGGATGCCACCGGCCCGACTCGCGGCATCGCCGATGGCGGTGTCGCCGATGAGCACGGCGACCACAACAAGGTCGGCTTCGACTGCTCGGGCCTGGTCGTGTACGCGGTGGCGCAGGCTACGGACGGAAAAATTGTTCTGCCACACCAGGACTCCGCTCAGGTCAACGATCCCCGAGGGACGCCCGTAACCAAGGCGACGGACTTGCAACCCGGAGACATCGTGCAGCCCTACCCCGGCCACGTGTGGATCTGGATGGGGGACAACAAAGTCGTCGAAGCACCCCAGTCCGGCGAGAAGGTCCGGATCACCGAATGGACGCCCCCGAAGCAGGTCAGAGCCATTCGATTTGGTTGA
- a CDS encoding ParB family protein, with the protein MTEASRTPRLKLGFHTDQAERIRAAYLGTRAILPPSTLSEFLEAAVLETIERLETEHNNGRPWDVPSAGEIKSTSQTGVGRWNRA; encoded by the coding sequence ATGACCGAGGCGTCACGCACACCGCGACTCAAACTCGGGTTCCACACCGACCAAGCCGAACGCATCCGCGCCGCCTACCTCGGCACCCGCGCCATCCTTCCGCCGAGCACCTTGAGCGAATTTCTCGAGGCAGCCGTCCTCGAGACAATCGAACGGCTCGAAACCGAACACAACAACGGCCGCCCCTGGGACGTCCCGTCCGCCGGAGAGATCAAATCCACTTCCCAGACCGGCGTCGGTCGATGGAACCGTGCTTGA
- a CDS encoding sigma factor-like helix-turn-helix DNA-binding protein: MSGSAQAQQRRSITAKELARRLGSSERTARRLIAEPRDQFLERAERRRKQVVELREQGMKYREIAEELKISIGAVGRILHDARKLEG, from the coding sequence ATGAGTGGCAGCGCCCAGGCACAACAACGTCGGTCGATCACCGCAAAGGAACTGGCACGCCGGCTCGGCTCGTCGGAGCGCACTGCACGTCGTCTGATTGCCGAACCCCGAGACCAATTCCTCGAACGCGCAGAACGTCGACGCAAGCAGGTGGTCGAACTTCGCGAGCAGGGGATGAAGTACCGCGAGATCGCCGAGGAACTGAAGATATCGATCGGAGCGGTGGGTCGGATATTGCATGATGCCCGCAAGCTCGAGGGGTAG
- a CDS encoding DUF2637 domain-containing protein, which translates to MTAVSGSMWFAGVTITVGIGAAAFILSFLALRDLCIQAGQPREIAFLFPVIVDGTILQATMGVVSRRHDHRARRFFWKILIGAATVSIAGNAIHAVLTTTPGFNSVLAAVIATLPPISLLASTHALTVLGRRTAAPTESPAETHIESVPATQPRRETANENATASKTHVTTITENRAAARTANETPAAQPTRTATSDALTRQLEVPLPHLPGAHLDATRIPTFHSHEERREWALTRRQAGVDVPVIAQEVDRSVATVYRWLSEADTSVTI; encoded by the coding sequence GTGACCGCCGTCAGCGGATCCATGTGGTTCGCAGGCGTGACCATCACCGTAGGAATCGGGGCGGCCGCGTTCATTCTCAGCTTCCTCGCACTGCGAGACCTGTGCATCCAGGCCGGCCAACCGAGAGAGATCGCCTTCCTGTTCCCCGTCATCGTCGACGGAACGATCCTGCAAGCAACGATGGGAGTCGTCTCCCGACGTCACGACCACCGGGCGCGACGATTCTTCTGGAAGATTCTCATCGGCGCCGCCACCGTCTCGATCGCAGGAAACGCGATCCACGCCGTTCTCACCACGACGCCGGGCTTCAACTCCGTTCTCGCTGCCGTGATCGCCACACTCCCGCCGATCTCACTGCTCGCGTCCACCCACGCGCTGACCGTTCTCGGCCGTCGCACCGCCGCGCCCACCGAGAGCCCCGCCGAGACTCACATCGAATCCGTGCCCGCGACACAGCCGCGCCGTGAGACCGCGAACGAGAACGCGACCGCATCCAAGACTCACGTCACGACCATCACTGAGAACCGTGCCGCAGCCAGGACTGCGAACGAGACCCCAGCCGCGCAACCGACTCGCACCGCGACCTCTGACGCTCTCACTCGACAGCTCGAGGTGCCACTGCCCCACCTACCCGGCGCGCACCTCGACGCCACCCGCATCCCGACCTTCCACTCCCACGAGGAACGTCGCGAGTGGGCACTGACTCGACGCCAGGCCGGAGTGGACGTGCCCGTCATCGCCCAAGAAGTCGACCGCTCCGTCGCCACCGTCTACCGATGGCTCTCCGAGGCCGACACCTCCGTCACCATCTGA
- a CDS encoding toxin-antitoxin system HicB family antitoxin codes for MAQPHKGDRAAMTLRIPAELHEQLRNDAKDAKVALSQYVADLLALQAGRPDLAREIKAVAV; via the coding sequence ATGGCACAGCCGCACAAAGGCGACCGCGCTGCGATGACTCTACGTATCCCCGCTGAGCTGCACGAACAGCTCCGCAACGATGCCAAGGACGCCAAGGTCGCGCTGTCTCAGTACGTCGCCGACCTGCTCGCACTGCAAGCCGGTCGACCGGACCTTGCCCGCGAGATCAAGGCGGTGGCCGTGTAA
- a CDS encoding replication initiation protein — METVGESLLTDEQWGNEVLLPHRPFATNQLEHGQYRMSRDQALMMRYIQHSPHALLGSIVIDCDHPDAAMRAFEKPSDHPTPSWVAQSPSGRAHLGWWLGDHRVCRTDSARLTPLRYAHRIERGLCISVGGDFSYGGQLTKNPIHPEWETIYGPADPYSLRDLATIYTPRQAPRRPDRSVGLGRNVTMFDTARKWAYPQWWHHRHDTVDQWLQLVLQRCHGINSEFADPLPFIEVRATAYSIGKWIWRNFDEGTFRARQAARGSKGGKVMSSAKREANRKRATKFDLATALEFAQ; from the coding sequence ATGGAAACCGTGGGGGAGTCCCTTCTCACTGACGAGCAGTGGGGAAACGAGGTGCTCCTGCCGCATCGGCCGTTCGCGACGAACCAACTCGAGCACGGTCAGTACCGAATGAGCCGTGACCAGGCATTGATGATGCGCTACATCCAGCACTCTCCACACGCGTTGCTCGGATCGATCGTCATCGACTGTGACCACCCCGATGCGGCGATGCGGGCGTTCGAGAAACCGTCGGATCATCCGACGCCGAGCTGGGTCGCGCAGTCTCCCTCCGGGCGGGCGCACCTGGGTTGGTGGCTGGGCGATCATCGAGTCTGCCGTACCGACTCGGCGCGGTTGACTCCGCTGCGCTACGCCCATCGCATCGAGCGAGGTCTGTGTATCTCCGTCGGTGGGGACTTCTCCTACGGTGGGCAGCTGACCAAGAACCCGATCCACCCTGAATGGGAAACCATTTACGGTCCAGCGGATCCCTACTCGTTGCGGGATCTGGCGACCATCTACACACCTCGTCAGGCCCCGCGCCGGCCCGACCGCTCCGTGGGTCTGGGCCGCAATGTGACGATGTTCGACACTGCCCGTAAGTGGGCGTACCCACAGTGGTGGCACCATCGTCATGACACCGTCGACCAGTGGCTTCAACTGGTTCTTCAGCGTTGTCACGGAATCAACAGCGAGTTCGCCGACCCTCTTCCTTTCATCGAGGTCCGTGCCACGGCGTACTCCATCGGCAAGTGGATCTGGCGTAACTTCGACGAGGGGACGTTCCGGGCGCGCCAGGCAGCACGTGGCAGCAAGGGGGGCAAGGTCATGAGCTCCGCCAAACGGGAAGCAAACAGGAAGCGGGCCACCAAGTTCGATTTGGCGACAGCATTGGAGTTTGCGCAATGA
- a CDS encoding cutinase family protein, which translates to MTTAAAVSTPTVAHAAETNGCARTIALMIPGTTETSAHADPTVPTGMLAAVGDALEQRFGKNLDVVYVPYPGEAFFNGTSYAESKSRGDKAAAELMERCPSSKYLIAGYSQGAQIGNDLAVNIGHGLGPVTPQQVKAVILLANPKRGTEGATLIGPPLSGQGIAGPAPEGFGKLAGKVFDICHPDDAYCNTDGQSTPFLASLGRIIANPPGAVDVSAELASTASPQTPTITGTSTVAQSSLVDELSSPGTWRNADLSAVFGAASQLAESVSSLDAAGPTSTTSAANIARMTQQARLVSETLTPIDQAREWIDSNPGARETFTSAPEGSPEATTAGVLDMLEQVDVPAVLSAAEAVTGVSTALLKSRASGESIDVSTLAESADALVAGLSPLAASGPVELRTATQVLSVAKPTTIINQLLGVVSGVTSVDYPAVAAGLQQLPIKIATGDVHGAHAVAGDLNNQLSPLVKMAAGVDFKTLSRLVAMVPDPSGTAAIAALVLDLLGNVDVIRLARNVGEIQEIAWSVAESGNVLELSRLMPVAVELAQVALGVLTPGQKMSPDQLHDPGDPIGSLMAVQAQDSDLAGLGQSVMTLASSDGAAELGQLVAEGFTAASFYASNSHIAYPSWSPDGKDNAIDTMVNVFAKAIG; encoded by the coding sequence GTGACCACCGCGGCCGCGGTGAGCACACCGACAGTTGCTCACGCAGCGGAGACGAACGGGTGTGCGCGCACGATCGCGCTGATGATTCCCGGCACGACGGAAACGTCCGCTCATGCTGATCCGACCGTGCCGACGGGCATGCTCGCGGCGGTCGGTGACGCACTCGAGCAACGGTTCGGCAAGAACCTCGACGTGGTGTACGTGCCGTATCCGGGCGAGGCGTTCTTCAACGGCACGTCCTATGCCGAATCGAAGTCGCGGGGCGACAAAGCGGCAGCGGAGTTGATGGAACGGTGCCCGTCGTCGAAGTACCTCATCGCCGGGTACAGCCAGGGCGCGCAGATCGGCAACGATCTGGCCGTCAACATCGGCCACGGTCTCGGCCCCGTCACTCCGCAGCAGGTCAAGGCGGTGATTCTGCTCGCTAATCCGAAGCGGGGCACCGAGGGCGCAACGTTGATCGGCCCGCCCCTGAGCGGTCAGGGCATCGCTGGGCCGGCCCCAGAAGGGTTCGGCAAGCTCGCGGGCAAGGTGTTCGACATCTGCCACCCGGACGATGCGTACTGCAACACCGATGGCCAGTCGACGCCGTTCCTGGCGTCTCTGGGCCGGATCATCGCCAATCCGCCGGGAGCGGTCGACGTTTCTGCCGAACTCGCCTCGACTGCATCACCCCAGACTCCGACGATCACCGGCACGTCGACAGTGGCGCAATCCTCCCTGGTCGATGAGCTGTCCTCGCCGGGGACCTGGCGCAACGCGGATCTGTCGGCGGTGTTCGGGGCAGCCTCGCAGCTGGCCGAGTCGGTGTCGTCGCTCGATGCCGCTGGTCCGACGTCGACCACCTCAGCGGCGAACATCGCCCGCATGACGCAGCAGGCGCGGCTGGTGTCGGAGACTTTGACGCCGATCGACCAGGCGCGAGAGTGGATCGACAGCAATCCGGGCGCGCGTGAGACGTTCACCTCGGCTCCCGAGGGATCGCCGGAGGCGACCACGGCGGGCGTGCTCGACATGCTCGAGCAGGTCGATGTCCCGGCAGTGTTGTCGGCCGCCGAAGCGGTGACCGGCGTGAGCACGGCCTTGCTCAAGTCACGGGCCTCGGGCGAGTCGATCGATGTGTCGACGCTGGCAGAGTCGGCAGATGCGCTGGTCGCGGGCCTGTCGCCGTTGGCGGCCTCGGGTCCGGTGGAGTTGCGGACGGCAACGCAGGTGCTTTCGGTGGCCAAGCCGACGACGATCATCAATCAACTGCTGGGCGTCGTCTCCGGCGTGACCTCGGTCGACTATCCGGCGGTGGCGGCCGGGTTGCAGCAGCTTCCGATCAAGATTGCCACCGGCGATGTGCACGGAGCGCACGCGGTCGCGGGGGATCTGAACAATCAGCTCTCCCCGCTGGTGAAGATGGCTGCCGGGGTGGATTTCAAGACACTCTCGCGGCTGGTGGCGATGGTTCCGGACCCGTCCGGCACGGCCGCGATCGCCGCGCTGGTGCTCGATCTGCTCGGCAACGTCGATGTGATTCGCTTGGCCCGCAATGTCGGTGAGATTCAGGAAATCGCCTGGTCGGTGGCCGAAAGCGGGAACGTGCTCGAGCTGTCTCGGCTGATGCCGGTGGCGGTGGAGCTGGCGCAGGTGGCTCTCGGCGTGCTCACCCCGGGCCAGAAGATGAGTCCCGATCAACTGCACGATCCGGGCGATCCGATCGGCTCGCTGATGGCGGTGCAGGCACAGGACAGTGATCTGGCCGGCCTGGGCCAATCGGTGATGACGCTGGCGAGTAGTGACGGTGCGGCAGAGCTGGGGCAGCTGGTGGCCGAAGGATTCACCGCGGCGAGTTTCTACGCCTCGAACTCGCACATTGCGTATCCGAGCTGGTCCCCGGATGGGAAGGACAACGCGATCGACACGATGGTGAACGTTTTCGCCAAGGCGATCGGCTGA
- a CDS encoding helix-turn-helix domain-containing protein: MTRRPLRGFDRERLIDLRTEKGYTRGDLARFAEVSVAAVRAWESGQATPQVDRLARVAAALDVPMSELVRIPPHDRYLGDLRVQAGLTQPQLALQAGISTASLSSLELGETVLREPVAERLAQALEVDTAEVRAAYERTRTRPPGAPV, translated from the coding sequence ATGACGAGACGGCCTCTTCGGGGATTCGACCGCGAGAGGCTGATCGATCTGCGGACGGAGAAGGGTTACACCCGTGGTGACCTGGCGAGATTTGCCGAAGTGAGCGTGGCGGCCGTGCGTGCCTGGGAATCCGGGCAGGCGACCCCGCAGGTGGACCGTCTGGCCCGTGTCGCTGCCGCCCTCGACGTTCCGATGTCCGAGCTGGTGCGGATACCCCCGCACGACCGGTATCTGGGCGATCTGCGCGTCCAGGCCGGCCTGACCCAGCCCCAGCTGGCGCTGCAAGCAGGCATTTCCACAGCCTCGCTCAGCAGCCTCGAGCTGGGGGAAACCGTACTGCGAGAGCCGGTGGCCGAACGACTGGCCCAAGCTCTGGAAGTGGACACAGCCGAGGTCCGCGCCGCCTACGAACGGACCCGAACCCGGCCGCCGGGCGCACCCGTCTGA
- a CDS encoding ParB family protein, with translation MTGKKRMAFDISEADADRIRAAYVGTRAILPPATLSEFITTLLVEAIERLEAEHNDGRPWRTPSRSELKSLSQTGVGRNAPGHPGKQDQQQ, from the coding sequence ATGACCGGGAAGAAGCGCATGGCCTTCGACATCAGCGAAGCCGACGCCGACCGGATCCGCGCCGCCTACGTCGGCACCCGCGCCATCCTGCCCCCGGCCACCCTCAGCGAGTTCATCACCACCTTGCTGGTCGAGGCCATCGAACGCCTCGAAGCCGAACACAACGACGGCCGACCCTGGCGCACCCCCAGCCGCAGCGAACTCAAATCCCTCTCCCAGACCGGCGTCGGACGCAACGCCCCCGGCCACCCAGGAAAACAGGACCAGCAGCAATGA
- a CDS encoding MinD/ParA family ATP-binding protein, whose amino-acid sequence MADIADYNHEPTIDPRRLRLRPNRPAVEPEPAPAPEPVTEDIADPYGVGVDALAAVDEPITPTTMPSTGHGALFDEAASPALSQPAQWGWRGRINAALGTKLAPKAASAETGHRAAVEAIQRTLPGSGTVAVVNTKGGAGKTPTSIALAAMLGKHRGRGVVAVDMSEAGGTLGIRAARTAPIERTVWDVLDNASRLMSADVEAGELAAYLRLQPTHDEILAGDTDSSYDDMLGEDECAALGAVLRRHRDLLIIDTATTPQAGAWQWAVRHADVLVVPLPMRRDMAQHAYAMLDGLRKRGFEHLLRSAIVLLCATPGSDPNLETAIVDEFDSLGVQTYVRVPFEPVFATGERITLEALSQSSIIAWTNVAAMVTDALAEAIVERQAGFRQQGVPAPAVAPEPNPPTFAADVPSFVAPRPAPAPESVPAAEPPLAPVVEPAAAPAVRVPETDPARDLPLDYRPTAEAAEAVPEPDASSESAAEVHQPPAPARRPQPPKPSSFDPYA is encoded by the coding sequence ATGGCTGACATCGCTGACTACAACCACGAACCGACCATCGACCCGCGTCGGCTGCGGCTACGCCCGAACCGTCCCGCTGTCGAACCCGAACCGGCCCCGGCTCCCGAGCCTGTAACCGAGGACATCGCCGATCCGTACGGGGTCGGAGTAGATGCTCTCGCGGCCGTCGACGAGCCGATCACGCCGACAACAATGCCGTCCACCGGGCACGGCGCACTGTTCGACGAGGCCGCCTCACCGGCACTTTCCCAGCCTGCTCAGTGGGGTTGGCGGGGTCGGATCAATGCAGCTCTGGGAACGAAACTGGCCCCGAAGGCGGCATCGGCAGAGACCGGCCACCGGGCGGCGGTCGAAGCGATCCAGCGAACGCTGCCGGGTTCGGGCACGGTCGCTGTGGTCAACACCAAGGGCGGAGCCGGCAAAACTCCGACGTCGATTGCGCTGGCAGCGATGCTCGGTAAGCATCGCGGCCGCGGGGTCGTGGCGGTGGATATGAGCGAGGCCGGCGGCACCCTCGGCATTCGCGCAGCGCGCACCGCACCCATCGAACGCACGGTGTGGGATGTCCTCGACAACGCATCGCGGCTGATGTCGGCCGACGTCGAGGCGGGGGAGCTGGCGGCGTATCTGCGGCTCCAGCCCACCCACGACGAGATCCTGGCCGGGGACACCGATTCTTCCTACGACGACATGCTCGGCGAGGACGAGTGCGCGGCGTTGGGCGCGGTGCTTCGTCGCCATCGCGACCTGCTGATCATCGACACAGCCACCACTCCGCAGGCCGGGGCATGGCAGTGGGCGGTGCGCCACGCCGACGTGCTGGTGGTGCCGCTGCCGATGCGCCGGGACATGGCGCAGCACGCCTACGCGATGCTCGACGGCCTCCGTAAGCGAGGGTTCGAGCATCTGCTGCGCTCTGCGATCGTGCTGCTGTGCGCGACGCCGGGGTCCGATCCGAACCTCGAAACTGCGATTGTCGACGAGTTCGACTCTCTCGGTGTGCAGACCTACGTTCGGGTCCCGTTCGAGCCGGTCTTCGCCACCGGTGAGCGGATCACGCTCGAGGCGTTGTCGCAGAGTTCGATCATCGCGTGGACGAATGTCGCGGCGATGGTGACCGATGCGCTGGCCGAGGCCATCGTCGAGCGGCAGGCCGGATTCCGGCAGCAGGGGGTACCGGCTCCGGCGGTCGCCCCGGAGCCGAATCCGCCGACGTTCGCGGCGGACGTTCCGAGCTTCGTAGCGCCCCGGCCGGCCCCGGCTCCCGAGTCGGTTCCCGCAGCTGAGCCGCCCCTGGCCCCGGTAGTGGAACCCGCTGCCGCTCCTGCTGTCCGGGTGCCTGAGACGGACCCGGCCAGGGACCTGCCCCTGGACTACCGGCCCACCGCCGAGGCGGCGGAAGCGGTCCCCGAACCGGACGCCTCGAGCGAATCCGCTGCTGAGGTGCACCAACCGCCGGCCCCGGCCCGACGGCCGCAACCACCGAAGCCGTCGAGCTTCGATCCCTACGCCTGA
- a CDS encoding GAF domain-containing protein has translation MGAAAVVAPSGVIAGRATGGGASACFEERSSRQVGSLGQLHCAYGWGGYKLIVILNEWHLVETLVDGEMSVVSCGGTVKDWASVTRHVQPAPDLPVTPIVDEVVRTRRPVTIDLCSRKEAQKAFHIKALPVLGPSGEAHGVQVWVGESGRVPGPPRIAAGIAWNLERMVIGQTIEASMMSGVLPEEHVPERTPAEYIANAVKFDDSASLFELSIEPVHGRRWAAPVSVLHADGRVMRWYCWGKGCTDPGNVGLRLLWHDVSDTTSPELPTLSELGMQEMLRSAEVYTGVFVADLAVLVMWLPDAPPWVFWRNIKSGNEIVHPDDRHVLADALATFRSGNTASRCVRARLRSESGWQAAHLSISPYPGPLSDRLVLVRVSTIPDEFDLLTEDLQGSDRGMSGR, from the coding sequence GTGGGTGCTGCAGCTGTGGTCGCTCCGTCCGGGGTTATTGCGGGACGAGCCACGGGTGGAGGGGCCAGCGCTTGCTTCGAAGAAAGGAGTAGTCGGCAGGTAGGTTCCCTGGGGCAGCTGCACTGTGCCTACGGCTGGGGAGGTTATAAGTTAATCGTGATTCTCAACGAGTGGCATCTGGTCGAGACGTTGGTAGACGGTGAGATGTCCGTTGTCAGCTGCGGCGGCACGGTCAAGGATTGGGCGTCGGTGACCCGGCATGTTCAGCCGGCTCCGGACCTTCCGGTCACGCCGATCGTCGACGAAGTGGTTCGCACTCGTCGTCCGGTCACGATCGATCTGTGCTCACGTAAGGAAGCGCAGAAGGCGTTCCACATCAAAGCGCTGCCCGTTCTCGGCCCGAGTGGGGAGGCACACGGCGTCCAGGTGTGGGTGGGAGAGTCCGGCCGGGTCCCCGGCCCGCCTCGGATCGCAGCCGGGATTGCGTGGAATCTCGAGCGGATGGTGATCGGTCAGACGATCGAAGCATCGATGATGTCCGGGGTGCTCCCTGAGGAGCACGTGCCGGAGCGAACTCCGGCGGAGTACATCGCCAATGCGGTGAAATTCGATGATTCGGCGTCGTTGTTCGAGCTGAGCATCGAGCCGGTGCATGGTCGTCGGTGGGCGGCTCCCGTATCGGTTCTGCACGCGGACGGTCGGGTGATGCGTTGGTACTGCTGGGGCAAGGGGTGCACTGATCCGGGCAACGTGGGATTGCGGCTGCTGTGGCACGACGTCTCCGATACGACGTCACCGGAGTTGCCGACACTGAGCGAGCTGGGAATGCAGGAGATGCTGCGGTCTGCGGAGGTCTACACCGGTGTCTTTGTCGCCGACCTCGCGGTTCTGGTGATGTGGCTACCGGACGCTCCGCCATGGGTGTTCTGGCGAAATATCAAGAGTGGAAACGAGATCGTGCATCCCGACGACCGGCATGTACTGGCCGACGCGCTGGCAACGTTCCGTTCGGGTAATACCGCTTCTCGGTGCGTCCGCGCCCGTCTGCGTTCGGAATCAGGTTGGCAAGCAGCGCATTTGTCGATCAGCCCGTATCCCGGTCCACTCAGTGACCGTCTCGTGCTCGTTCGAGTTTCAACGATTCCGGACGAATTCGATTTGCTCACAGAGGATTTGCAGGGTTCTGATCGGGGCATGTCGGGCAGGTAG
- a CDS encoding IS110 family transposase, protein MTGSQLWAGVDVGKEHHWICVLDTSGTVVLSRRCDNDEATIRAVITEIDALAETVSWTVDLTTAYVTLLLTVLADAGKPVRYLSGRSVWQASSVYRGGEAKTDARDARVIADQSRMRSDLPVLRPDDELIRELQMLTGHRTDLVADRTRTINRLRQQLVAICPGLERLAQISSDRGWVVLLARYQRPKAIRRVGAARLATMLTGAGVRHAESIARAAVTAAKAQTVRLPGEDVAAELVAELAQAVIDLDARIRAVDAEIEARFRRHPLAEVILSLPGMGFRLGAEFLAAVGDPALIGSADQLAAWTGLAPRPRDSGKRTGRLHTPQRYSRRLRRVMYMSALTAVRCDPRSRAYYQRKRAEGKRPVQATICLARRRVDVLYALLRDHRTWQPTVPVTAGAA, encoded by the coding sequence ATGACCGGTTCGCAACTGTGGGCAGGAGTCGACGTCGGCAAAGAACACCACTGGATATGCGTACTCGACACCTCCGGGACGGTGGTGCTCTCGCGGCGATGCGACAACGACGAAGCAACGATCCGTGCGGTGATCACCGAGATCGACGCACTCGCCGAGACGGTGTCGTGGACGGTGGATCTGACCACCGCCTACGTCACCTTGTTGCTGACTGTGCTGGCCGACGCCGGGAAACCGGTGCGCTACCTGTCCGGACGTTCGGTGTGGCAGGCATCGTCGGTCTACCGCGGCGGCGAAGCCAAGACCGACGCCCGCGACGCCCGGGTGATCGCCGATCAGTCCCGGATGCGGTCGGACCTGCCCGTTCTGCGTCCCGACGACGAGTTGATCCGTGAGCTGCAGATGCTCACCGGCCACCGCACCGATCTGGTCGCCGACCGTACCCGGACCATCAACCGGCTGCGTCAGCAACTCGTCGCGATCTGCCCCGGCCTCGAACGCCTCGCGCAGATCTCCTCGGACCGGGGCTGGGTGGTGCTGCTGGCCCGCTACCAGCGACCGAAAGCGATCCGCCGTGTCGGTGCGGCCCGACTGGCCACGATGCTCACCGGGGCCGGGGTGCGCCACGCCGAATCGATCGCCCGGGCCGCGGTCACCGCTGCGAAGGCGCAGACCGTGCGGTTGCCGGGGGAAGATGTCGCTGCCGAACTGGTCGCCGAATTGGCGCAGGCGGTGATCGATCTCGACGCACGTATCAGGGCCGTGGACGCGGAGATCGAGGCCCGATTTCGCCGTCACCCTCTGGCCGAAGTGATCCTGAGCTTGCCGGGTATGGGATTCCGGCTCGGCGCCGAATTCCTTGCCGCAGTCGGTGACCCCGCCCTGATCGGATCGGCCGATCAGCTCGCTGCCTGGACCGGGTTGGCGCCGCGACCCAGGGATTCGGGTAAACGCACCGGGCGTCTGCACACCCCTCAGCGCTACAGCAGGCGCCTGCGCCGGGTGATGTACATGTCGGCGTTGACCGCGGTCCGTTGCGATCCTCGATCCCGCGCCTACTATCAGCGCAAACGTGCCGAAGGTAAGCGTCCCGTCCAGGCCACGATCTGCCTGGCTCGGCGGCGCGTGGACGTTCTCTACGCTCTGCTCCGCGACCACCGCACCTGGCAACCGACCGTGCCGGTCACCGCGGGGGCGGCTTGA